The Erythrolamprus reginae isolate rEryReg1 chromosome 3, rEryReg1.hap1, whole genome shotgun sequence genome contains a region encoding:
- the TMEM200C gene encoding transmembrane protein 200C → MIATGGLLRISARKQDPSRPQGQVSKHKRKAKKKLKNDVVVVKGKLKIFSLSGLIAVCGILVLLVGIALAVIGYWPKPLYRTGNLGHSPLLQSYGNAPESHTKNHTQGTRESYLEGINSSFSGNQKALSPPLPAPSSPSSSTNLLFHFFSRYLHSDKLKVLGPLIMGIGIFLFICANAVLHENRDKKTKVINLRDLYSTVIDAHSLRPKDGTPSAVASVPINGFVNCVQSRGVEFKPGSSSGGETLGATAMLPKNTWHPSVSAPHSPPDLASSPRCFPASRQEQIPSLADAVYSIYKERAALAQSARYPSCTPTDNWDQHSTASSIVGSSLSTFTLLPLAQGETADRHYGDWQRLLGERDGREIPRGEFELSLKDLRSSYLDTAQELTVLPRMNKRKVVLRRQSTSCLPDSRRSLFPEPSQTLGSSNDLDSCLLAKASSSSYSRSLDLGDSHLPIPSVDQKGPQSTPCDPYRSNKGYTPLEESGTSLESVANTPAHKAPEDCDVSSSEEIGSSQSTSKEQTEQQPLKIQRQYTNKEKLFMISRSDAIVGLEDADLENLGI, encoded by the coding sequence ATGATTGCCACTGGAGGCCTCTTGAGGATCTCAGCCAGAAAACAGGATCCCTCGCGGCCTCAGGGCCAAGTCTCCAAACACAAgcgcaaagcaaaaaaaaagctcAAGAATgatgtggtggtggtgaagggcaAGCTCAAAATCTTCTCCCTCTCTGGCCTCATTGCTGTCTGTGGCATTCTAGTGCTGCTTGTGGGGATTGCCTTGGCTGTGATTGGCTACTGGCCCAAACCTCTTTATAGGACAGGGAACCTTGGCCACAGCCCATTATTGCAATCATATGGGAATGCCCCTGAAAGCCACACAAAGAACCACACACAAGGAACCAGAGAATCTTACCTAGAAGGCATCAATTCTTCTTTCTCTGGCAACCAGAAAGCACTTTCTCCACCCCTTCCTGCCCCCTCATCACCCTCCAGCTCAACAAATTTGCTTTTCCATTTTTTCTCTAGATATTTGCATTCAGACAAGCTCAAAGTGCTTGGGCCCCTCATCATGGGTATTGGCATCTTCCTCTTCATTTGTGCCAATGCAGTGCTGCATGAAAATCGTGACAAGAAGACTAAGGTTATCAATCTGAGGGACCTGTACTCCACTGTCATAGATGCACACAGTCTTCGGCCAAAGGATGGGACTCCCTCTGCTGTGGCCTCGGTCCCGATAAATGGCTTTGTTAACTGTGTGCAATCTCGTGGGGTGGAGTTTAAACCTGGCAGCAGCTCAGGAGGAGAAACCTTAGGAGCCACTGCCATGCTTCCCAAGAATACCTGGCACCCATCTGTGAGCGCACCCCACTCCCCTCCTGACTTGGCTTCCTCACCTCGCTGCTTCCCTGCTTCTAGACAAGAGCAAATACCCAGCTTGGCTGACGCCGTTTATAGCATCTATAAAGAAAGAGCTGCATTGGCCCAAAGCGCCCGTTACCCATCTTGTACCCCCACAGATAATTGGGACCAACACAGCACTGCCAGTTCCATTGTGggctcctcactgagcaccttcACATTGCTGCCACTGGCTCAGGGGGAAACGGCTGATAGACACTACGGTGACTGGCAGAGGCTGCTGGGCGAACGGGACGGCCGAGAAATTCCTCGGGGAGAATTTGAACTTAGTCTAAAAGACCTTAGGAGCAGTTACCTAGACACAGCGCAGGAACTGACAGTGTTGCCCAGGATGAACAAGCGTAAAGTAGTGCTTCGACGCCAGAGCACAAGCTGCCTCCCTGATTCCAGGAGATCCCTGTTCCCTGAGCCCTCTCAGACATTGGGTAGTAGCAATGACCTTGACTCCTGTCTTTTAGCTAAAGCTTCATCTTCCAGCTACTCCAGATCCCTCGATTTGGGGGATTCTCATCTGCCTATACCATCTGTGGATCAGAAAGGTCCCCAGAGCACTCCATGTGATCCGTACAGAAGCAATAAGGGCTACACTCCACTGGAGGAGTCGGGCACCTCCTTGGAGTCTGTTGCCAATACCCCAGCCCATAAAGCACCTGAAGACTGTGACGTCAGCTCCAGTGAGGAAATTGGCTCCTCACAGAGCACCAGCAAGGAACAAACAGAGCAGCAGCCTTTGAAAATTCAGAGACAGTATACAAATAAAGAGAAACTTTTCATGATCTCGAGATCAGATGCGATTGTTGGCCTGGAAGATGCAGATCTGGAAAACCTTGGCATTTAA